One genomic region from Candidatus Polarisedimenticolia bacterium encodes:
- the dtd gene encoding D-aminoacyl-tRNA deacylase gives MKIVIQRVSRAEVRVEGRVVGKIGQGLLLLVAIERGDDAVILDTFADKVVNLRIFSDAAGKMNRSSLDAGTALLAVSQFTLAGSLERGRRPSFVNAAPPEEARPLFDAFVEKLRGHGLEVATGHFRAMMEVELINDGPVTFVLEGAKR, from the coding sequence GTGAAGATCGTGATCCAGAGGGTGTCGCGCGCCGAGGTGCGCGTGGAGGGACGCGTCGTCGGCAAGATCGGGCAAGGGCTGCTCCTGCTGGTGGCAATCGAGCGCGGCGACGACGCGGTAATTCTTGACACTTTCGCGGACAAGGTCGTAAACTTGCGCATCTTTTCAGATGCAGCAGGCAAGATGAATCGCTCCTCGCTCGACGCGGGCACCGCGCTGCTCGCCGTGTCGCAGTTCACCCTGGCGGGGAGCCTGGAAAGGGGAAGGCGGCCCAGCTTCGTGAACGCTGCGCCGCCGGAAGAGGCCCGGCCGCTTTTCGACGCCTTCGTGGAGAAGCTCCGGGGGCACGGGCTGGAGGTGGCCACCGGCCACTTCCGCGCCATGATGGAAGTCGAGCTGATCAACGACGGTCCCGTGACCTTCGTGCTGGAAGGAGCCAAGCGATGA
- a CDS encoding tyrosine-type recombinase/integrase: MSPDRLVPAFLKHLAVERGLSVNTQEAYGRDLKRLEAFLKASKVPLNRARRQDLLSHVRSLRQSGLSPKSVARAINTLRMFYRFLLAEGEAKQDPTSELDAPRTWKSLPRFLTFEEVDLLLSAPDPTKPLGLRDAAMLEVLYATGIRVSELLSLKVEDLNLEVGYLTCMGKGSKERLVPLGRKAIERLREYLVKVRPELTRRTASSILFTNRNGAKMTRQGFWKILKAHGASAGIKRRLSP, encoded by the coding sequence ATGAGCCCGGACCGGCTTGTGCCGGCCTTCCTCAAGCACCTCGCGGTGGAGCGCGGGCTGTCGGTCAACACCCAGGAAGCCTACGGCCGCGACCTCAAGCGGCTGGAAGCCTTCCTCAAGGCCTCGAAGGTGCCGCTGAACCGGGCCCGGCGCCAGGATCTCCTCTCCCACGTCCGCTCCCTGAGACAGTCGGGCCTTTCTCCCAAATCGGTGGCGCGTGCCATCAACACGCTGCGCATGTTCTACCGCTTCCTGCTCGCCGAAGGAGAAGCCAAGCAGGACCCGACCTCAGAGCTGGACGCGCCGCGCACCTGGAAGAGTCTGCCGCGCTTCCTCACCTTCGAGGAGGTCGACCTCCTGCTGTCCGCTCCCGATCCGACCAAGCCCCTCGGCCTGCGCGATGCGGCGATGCTCGAGGTTCTCTACGCCACCGGCATCCGGGTGTCGGAGCTGCTGTCGCTGAAGGTCGAGGACCTCAACCTGGAGGTGGGCTATCTGACCTGCATGGGGAAAGGATCGAAGGAGCGCCTGGTGCCGCTGGGGCGCAAGGCGATCGAGCGGCTGCGCGAGTATCTCGTCAAGGTGCGCCCGGAGCTGACGCGACGCACCGCCTCATCCATTCTCTTCACCAACCGCAACGGCGCGAAGATGACGCGCCAGGGATTCTGGAAGATTCTCAAGGCGCACGGCGCCAGCGCCGGCATCAAGCGCCGGCTGAGCCC